The Parafrankia irregularis genome window below encodes:
- a CDS encoding amidohydrolase family protein encodes MTERTLIRNARIVTCSEPPAGVIADGDILLDGDRVAEVSAGRLAVDEHAVRVVDVRGAAVLPGLGDAHVHLSWPLDFVFDHVSVANAPAAPHALDVAAVARTYLESGYTLVIGAGVSQPFDDIRTRDAIDRGYLPGPRILPSGTMITEAGAISADTGMTTVVTDARDLREAVARQCDTGVRVLKLFISGDGIVPEYPSDDVYMNDEMLAAAVDEADRHGAFISVHARGSASVAMAARTGVRLIHHACFLDEAALRELRARRDDVWVCPGLHYLYAMVSGHAEPWGVTPDKIERAGYEKEFHAQVEGLRLLRDEGIRIVAGGDFGHQWTRHGTYAAELERYVELVGMSPVEAINTATRDLGPLVGFDVGQIRPGALADLLIVDGDPTTDITVLQDPDRRRAVLKGGEFAYVNPRLYP; translated from the coding sequence ATGACCGAGCGCACGCTGATCAGAAACGCCCGGATAGTGACCTGCTCGGAGCCGCCGGCAGGAGTGATCGCCGACGGCGACATCCTGCTCGACGGTGACCGCGTCGCCGAGGTCAGCGCCGGGCGGCTGGCGGTGGACGAGCACGCGGTGCGGGTCGTCGACGTCCGGGGCGCGGCCGTCCTGCCGGGGCTCGGGGACGCCCATGTGCACCTGAGCTGGCCACTCGACTTCGTCTTCGACCATGTCTCGGTGGCGAACGCCCCCGCGGCGCCGCACGCCCTCGACGTCGCCGCGGTGGCCCGCACCTACCTGGAGAGCGGCTACACCCTCGTCATCGGCGCCGGGGTCTCCCAGCCCTTCGACGACATCCGCACCCGGGACGCGATCGACCGCGGCTACTTACCGGGTCCGCGCATCCTCCCCAGCGGCACGATGATCACCGAGGCGGGCGCGATCAGCGCCGACACCGGGATGACCACCGTCGTCACCGACGCCCGTGACCTGCGCGAGGCCGTCGCCCGGCAGTGTGACACCGGCGTGCGGGTGCTGAAGCTGTTCATCTCCGGCGACGGGATCGTCCCCGAGTACCCCTCCGACGACGTCTACATGAACGACGAGATGCTGGCCGCGGCCGTCGACGAGGCCGACCGGCACGGGGCGTTCATCTCCGTCCACGCCCGCGGCTCCGCCAGCGTCGCGATGGCCGCCCGCACGGGGGTGCGGCTCATCCACCACGCCTGTTTCCTCGACGAGGCCGCGCTGCGCGAGCTGCGGGCCCGGCGCGACGACGTCTGGGTGTGCCCAGGCCTGCACTACCTCTACGCGATGGTCAGCGGCCACGCCGAGCCGTGGGGCGTCACCCCGGACAAGATCGAGCGCGCCGGGTACGAGAAGGAGTTCCATGCCCAGGTCGAGGGCCTGCGCCTGCTGCGTGACGAGGGCATCCGCATCGTCGCCGGCGGCGACTTCGGCCACCAGTGGACCCGGCACGGCACCTACGCCGCCGAGCTGGAGCGCTACGTCGAGCTGGTCGGTATGAGCCCGGTCGAGGCGATCAACACCGCCACCCGTGACCTGGGCCCGCTCGTCGGCTTCGACGTGGGCCAGATCCGTCCCGGCGCGCTCGCCGACCTGCTGATCGTCGACGGCGACCCGACCACCGACATCACGGTCCTGCAGGACCCGGACCGCCGCCGCGCGGTGCTCAAGGGCGGCGAGTTCGCCTACGTGAACCCGAGGCTCTACCCATGA
- a CDS encoding SDR family NAD(P)-dependent oxidoreductase — protein MGSLDGRVAIVTGASRGIGANIAERLAGEGAAVALVARTVDAGSAPLPGSITETVERIRAGGGEAVAIRADLTDPADVETVIERAEAALGPVDILVNNAGVNFYGPALDISPRRYALMFQMMVHAPFRLCQLAVPGMVSRGRGWIVNITSKQARHPAGPPYPDWSRDGCVPYGMCKAALDRLSTGLAAELEGTGVAVNALGTAGLVMTPGVAVVSPHTPDNVPVEPDSAMADAALRLCGVDPATATGKIVYSMHYLDQPFQEGPWALAETF, from the coding sequence GTGGGGTCCCTGGATGGCCGCGTAGCAATCGTCACCGGCGCCAGCCGCGGCATCGGCGCGAACATCGCCGAGCGCCTCGCCGGCGAGGGGGCGGCCGTTGCCCTGGTCGCGCGCACGGTCGACGCGGGGTCCGCGCCGCTGCCCGGCTCGATCACCGAGACGGTCGAGCGAATCCGGGCCGGCGGCGGCGAGGCCGTCGCGATCCGGGCCGACCTCACCGACCCGGCCGACGTCGAGACGGTCATCGAACGGGCCGAGGCAGCCCTCGGGCCGGTCGACATCCTGGTCAACAACGCGGGGGTCAACTTCTACGGCCCCGCGCTCGACATCAGCCCACGGCGCTACGCGCTGATGTTCCAGATGATGGTCCACGCCCCCTTCCGGCTCTGCCAGCTCGCCGTCCCCGGCATGGTCAGCCGCGGCCGAGGCTGGATCGTGAACATCACCTCGAAGCAGGCGCGGCACCCGGCCGGCCCGCCTTACCCGGACTGGTCGCGCGACGGCTGCGTCCCCTACGGCATGTGCAAGGCGGCGCTCGACCGGCTCTCCACCGGCCTCGCCGCGGAGCTTGAGGGCACCGGGGTCGCCGTCAACGCACTCGGCACGGCGGGCCTGGTCATGACGCCGGGCGTCGCCGTCGTCTCCCCGCACACGCCGGACAACGTCCCGGTCGAGCCGGACAGTGCGATGGCGGACGCGGCCCTGCGGCTGTGCGGCGTGGACCCGGCAACCGCGACCGGAAAGATCGTCTACAGCATGCACTACCTCGACCAGCCCTTCCAGGAAGGCCCCTGGGCGCTCGCCGAGACCTTCTGA
- a CDS encoding excalibur calcium-binding domain-containing protein, translating to MARRPAEWSAQAVRWARLHPRAGGGIGGAFLVLLLVVAALVPAQGPGNASTAATGTDLPPTTSPAGALAPTTAPALLPVPEVVSVQEAAPTPTAPPVIRRPQTTAPAMPVAASTPASRQKTTQKATHPAPSATRSPAKATPSPAVFYSSCLTARLAGAAPLYEGQPGYSRWLDWDGDGVACD from the coding sequence ATGGCCCGAAGGCCAGCGGAGTGGAGCGCCCAGGCGGTCAGGTGGGCGCGCCTGCACCCGCGGGCAGGCGGCGGCATCGGCGGGGCCTTCCTGGTCCTCCTTCTCGTCGTCGCCGCACTCGTGCCCGCGCAGGGGCCGGGCAACGCCAGCACCGCCGCGACCGGGACGGACCTGCCGCCGACGACGAGCCCTGCCGGCGCCCTGGCACCGACTACCGCTCCCGCACTGCTACCGGTGCCGGAGGTGGTGTCCGTCCAGGAAGCGGCGCCCACGCCGACAGCACCCCCGGTGATCCGACGGCCACAGACCACGGCACCGGCGATGCCGGTCGCCGCTTCGACGCCCGCAAGCCGGCAGAAGACCACCCAGAAGGCCACCCATCCCGCACCGAGCGCCACACGGAGCCCAGCGAAGGCCACCCCTTCACCGGCCGTCTTCTACAGCTCCTGCCTCACCGCGCGTCTCGCCGGGGCGGCTCCGCTCTACGAGGGCCAGCCCGGCTACTCACGCTGGCTCGACTGGGACGGCGACGGGGTCGCGTGCGACTGA
- a CDS encoding amidohydrolase family protein gives MTLGWFISVDDHLIEPARLWQERLPQKWRDTGPRIVREGTSEFWVYEDRQIVTTGLNAVAGKSREEFSPEPISYEDMRPGCYEPAARVADMNQGLVLSSILFPSFPRYCGQVFHEAKDKELALLGVQAWNDFILEDFAAAYPGRFIPMMIIPLWDPVAAAAEIRRTAARGAKSIAFSENPTKLGLPSIHTDFWDPMLDACNETGFVVSMHVGSSSNLIRTSPDMPTLAFMAYSAAANQAGTLLDWLFSGKFEKFPNLKIALSEGSIGWIPYFLERAEQVIDKQRFWASRFDIDMNASHERGEAKGAANFNLDTDIRQLFRDHVFGTFIEDAAGIRLLDIIGEDNVMLECDYPHSDSTWPDTSKLASGWLAHLSEDVQHKIAVGNACRVYDFTPADPATIEV, from the coding sequence GTGACACTGGGCTGGTTCATCTCAGTCGACGACCATCTCATCGAGCCGGCACGGCTCTGGCAGGAGCGGCTGCCGCAGAAGTGGCGCGACACGGGCCCGCGGATCGTGCGCGAGGGTACGTCCGAGTTCTGGGTCTACGAGGACAGGCAGATCGTCACCACCGGTCTCAACGCCGTCGCGGGCAAGTCCCGCGAGGAGTTCTCGCCGGAGCCGATCTCGTACGAGGACATGCGGCCCGGCTGCTACGAGCCGGCGGCCCGGGTGGCCGACATGAACCAGGGGCTGGTGCTCTCCTCGATCCTGTTCCCGTCGTTCCCTCGGTACTGCGGGCAGGTGTTCCACGAGGCGAAGGACAAGGAGCTCGCCCTGCTGGGCGTGCAGGCCTGGAACGACTTCATCCTGGAGGACTTCGCCGCCGCCTACCCGGGGCGCTTCATTCCGATGATGATCATCCCGCTGTGGGACCCGGTGGCCGCTGCCGCCGAGATCCGGCGCACGGCGGCGCGCGGCGCCAAGTCGATCGCCTTCTCGGAGAACCCGACCAAGCTCGGGCTCCCGTCCATCCACACCGACTTCTGGGACCCGATGCTGGACGCCTGCAACGAGACCGGTTTCGTGGTCTCGATGCACGTCGGCTCCTCGTCGAACCTGATCCGCACCTCGCCGGACATGCCGACGCTGGCGTTCATGGCCTACTCGGCGGCGGCGAACCAGGCCGGCACGTTGCTCGACTGGCTGTTCAGCGGCAAGTTCGAGAAGTTCCCGAACCTGAAGATCGCGCTTTCCGAAGGCTCCATCGGCTGGATTCCGTACTTCCTGGAGCGGGCCGAGCAGGTCATCGACAAGCAGCGGTTCTGGGCGTCGCGCTTCGACATCGACATGAACGCGAGCCACGAGCGCGGCGAGGCCAAGGGCGCCGCCAACTTCAACCTCGACACCGACATCCGCCAGCTCTTCCGCGACCACGTCTTCGGCACGTTCATCGAGGACGCGGCCGGCATCCGGCTGCTGGACATCATCGGCGAGGACAACGTGATGCTGGAGTGCGACTACCCGCACTCCGACTCCACCTGGCCGGACACCTCGAAGCTCGCCAGCGGCTGGCTCGCCCACCTCTCCGAGGACGTCCAGCACAAGATCGCGGTCGGGAACGCCTGCCGCGTCTACGACTTCACCCCGGCTGACCCGGCGACGATCGAGGTCTGA
- a CDS encoding zinc-binding dehydrogenase — protein MRVAVAYEAEKPLVLEDVPQPAVGPRDVLVRIRASGICHTDLTVINGLSPLPLPTVPGHEACGVVEEVGAEVRRVRVGDRVLASVSPACGSCWWCINGMSNHCELGGPVKAKLRFTLPDGRQAPAVCGCGTFAEAMVVDEASVIAVQTDLPDEHLALIGCGVTTGLGAALITAGVTPGSSVAVIGCGGVGQSVIQGARIAGAATIIAIDLSAGRRETSLLAGATHVIDPAEGDPVAQVRDLTAGRGVDYSFEVVGLPALMVQAFNMARAEGAVTLVGMPAKDATLTLPAISAIFSGKRIAGSVVGGAQILRDMPRFIRLAESGRLDLSSMVSNKISLDEINDGIALLNRAEGIRTVIV, from the coding sequence GTGCGGGTCGCCGTCGCCTACGAAGCCGAGAAGCCGCTGGTCCTGGAGGATGTCCCGCAGCCTGCGGTCGGCCCGCGGGATGTGCTGGTCCGGATCAGGGCGAGCGGCATCTGCCACACCGACCTGACGGTCATCAACGGTCTCTCGCCGCTGCCGCTTCCGACCGTGCCGGGCCACGAGGCCTGCGGCGTGGTCGAGGAGGTCGGCGCGGAGGTCCGCCGGGTCCGGGTGGGCGACCGGGTGCTCGCCTCCGTCTCGCCGGCCTGCGGTTCGTGCTGGTGGTGCATCAACGGGATGTCGAACCACTGTGAGCTGGGTGGTCCCGTCAAGGCGAAACTGCGTTTCACGCTGCCCGACGGCCGCCAGGCGCCCGCGGTGTGCGGCTGCGGGACGTTCGCCGAGGCGATGGTGGTCGACGAGGCCTCGGTGATCGCGGTCCAGACCGACCTGCCGGACGAGCACCTCGCGCTGATCGGCTGCGGCGTGACCACCGGGCTCGGTGCCGCCCTCATCACGGCCGGGGTCACCCCCGGCTCGTCCGTCGCCGTGATCGGCTGCGGTGGTGTCGGGCAGTCCGTCATCCAGGGCGCGCGGATCGCCGGCGCGGCCACCATCATCGCCATCGACCTGTCGGCGGGGCGGCGCGAGACGAGCCTGCTCGCCGGGGCGACCCACGTGATCGACCCGGCCGAGGGCGACCCGGTCGCGCAGGTCCGCGACCTGACCGCGGGCCGCGGCGTCGACTACAGCTTCGAGGTCGTCGGGCTGCCCGCACTGATGGTGCAGGCCTTCAACATGGCCCGGGCCGAGGGCGCGGTGACCCTGGTCGGCATGCCCGCGAAGGACGCGACGCTGACCCTGCCGGCGATCTCCGCGATCTTCTCCGGCAAGCGCATCGCTGGCTCCGTGGTGGGGGGCGCGCAGATTCTCAGAGACATGCCCCGATTCATCCGGCTGGCCGAGAGCGGGCGGCTGGACCTCAGCTCGATGGTCTCGAACAAGATCAGCCTTGACGAGATCAACGACGGGATCGCCCTGCTCAACCGCGCCGAAGGCATCCGAACCGTGATCGTCTGA
- a CDS encoding nuclear transport factor 2 family protein: MSGNALARESPAAVVEELARRFLAGDRDGAFALFDPQIRIQQPASLPHGGWYSGHAGVERMGVEFARFWRRTISDTRINGCGAGAGTGAAAGPAAGVSGDAGGSGDAGGSGESGDAGDAGELVVQLTTQTWTATSTGRSATVDVVELIRVRAGMIREIRVFQQDTALLLATLDPA; encoded by the coding sequence GTGAGCGGGAACGCGCTCGCGCGGGAGAGCCCGGCCGCCGTGGTCGAGGAGCTGGCCCGGCGGTTCCTCGCCGGTGACCGGGACGGCGCGTTCGCGCTGTTCGACCCGCAGATCCGCATCCAGCAGCCGGCGTCCCTCCCGCACGGCGGCTGGTACTCCGGGCACGCCGGCGTCGAGCGGATGGGCGTCGAGTTCGCCCGCTTCTGGCGCCGCACGATCAGCGACACCAGGATCAACGGCTGCGGTGCCGGTGCCGGTACCGGTGCCGCGGCGGGTCCTGCAGCGGGCGTTTCCGGCGACGCGGGCGGGTCCGGCGACGCGGGCGGGTCCGGGGAGTCGGGGGACGCCGGAGACGCAGGTGAGCTGGTCGTCCAGCTCACGACCCAGACCTGGACGGCGACGTCCACCGGCCGCTCGGCGACGGTCGACGTCGTCGAGCTGATCCGGGTGCGGGCGGGCATGATCCGCGAGATCAGGGTCTTCCAGCAGGACACCGCCCTGCTGCTGGCGACGCTCGACCCGGCCTAG
- a CDS encoding aromatic ring-hydroxylating oxygenase subunit alpha, with protein sequence MDRESLDHSLVRRLLDHIENNTTDVVDSVLEVSTEIYSDGYFSDEFEALFRNQPIVLCLSGALPGPETYHTVDICGTSILLTRDAGGQLRALTNACRHRGVRLADGTGKARRFSCPFHSWTYDLEGSLVSVPSEQYFDGMCREDKGLVELPVAEGYGLIVGRLRPGGEPLDIDAYLGPQLAGELAMLDFSGWAPHNAPHIHEVGANWKVTLDTFRENYHFNYLHRKTLRTYAYGGVLTFDAFGAHLRNCSALRSIDELIDRPEGEWGDVTQHFSYQYSLFPNTCMTFDSRHIELWQIMPTGSATSQVLHSVYLRPGLSEAERAKAVDMAPWICETVVDGEDFWVAGRTEPGVRTGGFDTVVFGRNEPAPQHLHRHFAAAVEAYREQRKAREA encoded by the coding sequence GTGGACAGGGAGTCGCTGGACCACAGCCTGGTACGCCGGCTGCTCGACCACATCGAGAACAACACCACCGACGTCGTCGACTCGGTGCTCGAGGTGTCGACCGAGATCTACTCGGACGGGTACTTCTCGGACGAGTTCGAGGCGCTTTTCCGCAACCAGCCGATCGTGCTGTGCCTTTCGGGTGCCCTGCCCGGCCCGGAGACGTACCACACGGTGGACATCTGCGGCACCTCGATCCTGCTGACGCGGGACGCGGGCGGTCAGCTCCGGGCACTGACGAACGCCTGCCGGCACCGTGGTGTGCGGCTGGCGGACGGCACGGGCAAGGCCAGGCGGTTCAGCTGCCCCTTCCACTCCTGGACCTACGACCTGGAGGGCAGCCTGGTCAGCGTTCCGTCCGAGCAGTACTTCGACGGGATGTGCCGGGAGGACAAGGGGCTCGTCGAACTGCCGGTCGCCGAGGGGTACGGGCTGATCGTCGGCCGGCTGCGGCCGGGCGGCGAGCCGCTGGACATCGACGCCTACCTCGGCCCGCAGCTCGCCGGTGAGCTGGCCATGCTCGACTTCTCCGGGTGGGCGCCGCACAACGCGCCGCACATCCACGAGGTGGGGGCCAACTGGAAGGTCACGCTCGACACCTTCCGGGAGAACTACCACTTCAACTACCTGCACCGGAAGACGCTGCGGACCTACGCGTACGGAGGTGTGCTGACCTTCGACGCGTTCGGTGCGCACCTGCGCAACTGCTCCGCGCTGCGCTCGATCGACGAGCTGATCGACCGGCCCGAAGGGGAGTGGGGCGACGTCACGCAGCATTTCAGCTACCAGTACTCGCTCTTCCCGAACACCTGCATGACCTTCGACAGCCGGCACATCGAGCTGTGGCAGATCATGCCCACCGGCAGTGCCACCTCCCAGGTCCTGCACTCCGTCTACCTGCGTCCCGGGCTTTCGGAGGCGGAGCGCGCCAAGGCCGTCGACATGGCACCGTGGATCTGCGAGACGGTCGTCGACGGTGAGGACTTCTGGGTGGCCGGCCGCACGGAGCCCGGTGTCCGCACGGGCGGATTCGACACGGTCGTGTTCGGCCGCAACGAGCCGGCCCCGCAGCACCTGCACCGTCACTTCGCCGCGGCGGTGGAGGCCTACCGCGAGCAGCGGAAAGCCCGGGAGGCGTGA
- a CDS encoding indolepyruvate ferredoxin oxidoreductase family protein — MTTVVGTETAAARPARAAAKLLSGVETLARLLVVREQVDARDGLTTATMVSGYPGSPLGTFDLTLDRLGAEQLGEHRIVHRPGLNEELAAAVVWGSQMGAVSGYTEVDGVVGAWYGKTPGLDRCGDVLKHANAMGSGPGGGVVMFCGDDPTAKSSTLPCESLFTFEDACVPVLYPGDQQEVLDLGVHAYRLSRYCGSWVGMKIVTAVADGVGSVDLDLDRHDPVDPPDSDVLVDGVAWRHRPQVTIGPHAVPGQEALVVDHRLRAAAAYARRNGLDRVVGAAPGAPLGIVCGGKTYFDVVQALTDLGVRPGDLAAAGVRVLKLGMMYPLVESTVTEFARSVDEIVVVEEKRPFVETHLRSVLHEAGVLTPINGKRAVGGGTLLSSVGELDPAVIAKALTRVRPELAVSAGASGSAATSAGAAQPRRVPVPLPLIDLPSRSPGFCSGCPHNRSTVFPDGALVGGGVGCHGIMYFESRNKGMTSMPPTPMGSEGVPWIGLSPFVGEPHLIQNLGDGTLSHSGTLAIRASVAAGADITFKILYNAAVAMTGGQDVTGLMDVPAMTRALEAEGVRRIVVCAEDPKRYGRRARWARGVQVRGRDALPQVQEELREVTGVTVIIYDQRCAAEARRLRKRGELPEPPRRVVINEAVCEGCGDCGTKSNCLSVLPVETELGIKRRIDDLSCNRDYTCLDGDCPSFVTVRPKRRSRLRPARAARSARRAPKADIPEQGSGAAAGSGVGSGAGPGSAGGRRRRGRDARPALPAGTLPVPDAPRVDGQYGIYLTGIGGTGIVTASRIIAAAAEKAGLVVGGVDQTGLSQKAGAVVSHLNLATSRAEIGSATVGSGGADLYLSGDILQAATASNLGRTRPGHTIAVVEAELTPTTAMLQGNAAAPDPDDLRRAVEGRLGTERTAFVDGRRIAERVFADQLLGNVVLLGAAFQLGGLPLTLDDLEAALRRQGRAAAANREAFEWGRWAAHDPAAVEACLAVGPADPSAGGSAAGGSPAGGSPAGGSAAAGRASASGPALHDPSPVALDRAAPLVDGSALPSALRELPDLRELLVRRTAQVIDYSGPGLARRFVGLVEKAAARDGAEHGWELTRAVAEAWFKLLTYKDEYEVARLHLKVDYDQVASELGIDGPYQVTYHLHPPVLRALGVSKKLPMGRPYAAAFHLLRAMKPLRGTPFDPFGLLADRRTERAVIEEFERLMTELLEPGPAVPYEALLRAARSPQAVKGYGEIKEAAVARWRDEVSRLRGELEAARGAVTATAGDGNGSSGQIAKS, encoded by the coding sequence ATGACCACGGTGGTGGGGACGGAAACCGCCGCGGCGCGCCCCGCCCGGGCGGCGGCGAAGCTGCTGTCAGGCGTCGAGACCCTGGCCCGCCTGCTGGTGGTGCGCGAGCAGGTCGACGCCCGGGACGGACTGACGACCGCGACGATGGTCTCCGGCTACCCGGGCTCCCCGCTGGGCACCTTCGACCTGACGCTGGACCGCCTCGGCGCCGAGCAGCTCGGCGAGCACCGGATCGTGCACCGCCCCGGGCTGAACGAGGAGCTCGCCGCCGCGGTGGTGTGGGGCAGCCAGATGGGCGCGGTCAGCGGCTACACCGAGGTCGACGGGGTCGTCGGGGCCTGGTACGGCAAGACGCCCGGCCTCGACCGCTGCGGCGACGTCCTCAAGCACGCCAACGCGATGGGCTCCGGCCCCGGTGGCGGCGTCGTGATGTTCTGCGGCGACGACCCGACGGCCAAGTCGTCCACGCTGCCCTGCGAAAGCCTGTTCACCTTCGAGGACGCCTGCGTGCCGGTGCTGTACCCCGGTGACCAGCAGGAGGTCCTCGACCTCGGTGTGCACGCCTACCGGCTGTCGCGCTACTGCGGCTCCTGGGTCGGGATGAAGATCGTCACTGCGGTGGCGGACGGGGTCGGCAGTGTCGACCTCGACCTGGACCGGCACGACCCGGTGGACCCGCCGGACTCGGACGTGCTCGTCGACGGCGTCGCGTGGCGGCACCGGCCGCAGGTGACGATCGGCCCGCACGCGGTGCCCGGCCAGGAGGCGCTCGTCGTCGACCACCGGCTGCGCGCCGCCGCCGCCTACGCCCGCCGCAACGGCCTCGACCGGGTCGTCGGCGCCGCCCCGGGCGCGCCGCTGGGCATCGTCTGCGGTGGCAAGACGTACTTCGACGTCGTCCAGGCGCTCACCGATCTCGGTGTGCGTCCCGGCGACCTCGCCGCCGCGGGCGTGCGGGTGCTCAAGCTCGGGATGATGTATCCCCTGGTGGAGAGCACCGTCACCGAGTTCGCCCGGTCCGTCGACGAGATCGTCGTCGTCGAGGAGAAGCGGCCGTTCGTCGAGACGCACCTGCGCTCGGTGCTGCACGAGGCGGGGGTTCTGACGCCGATCAACGGCAAGCGGGCCGTCGGCGGCGGCACGCTGCTCTCCAGCGTCGGCGAGCTGGACCCGGCAGTGATCGCGAAGGCCCTCACCCGGGTGCGCCCGGAGCTGGCCGTGTCCGCGGGTGCTTCCGGGTCCGCCGCCACGTCCGCGGGTGCCGCGCAGCCACGGCGGGTGCCGGTGCCGCTGCCGCTGATCGACCTGCCCTCGCGGTCGCCCGGGTTCTGCAGCGGGTGCCCGCACAACCGCTCCACCGTCTTCCCGGACGGCGCGCTCGTCGGCGGTGGCGTCGGCTGCCACGGGATCATGTACTTCGAGAGCCGCAACAAGGGCATGACCAGCATGCCGCCGACGCCGATGGGGTCCGAGGGCGTCCCGTGGATCGGGCTGTCGCCGTTCGTAGGCGAGCCGCACCTCATCCAGAACCTCGGCGACGGCACGCTGAGCCACTCCGGGACGCTGGCCATCCGGGCGAGTGTCGCGGCCGGCGCCGACATCACCTTCAAGATCCTCTACAACGCTGCCGTGGCCATGACCGGCGGCCAGGACGTCACCGGCCTGATGGACGTCCCGGCGATGACCCGGGCGCTGGAGGCCGAGGGCGTGCGGCGGATCGTCGTCTGCGCGGAGGACCCGAAGCGGTACGGGCGCCGGGCCCGCTGGGCGCGGGGGGTCCAGGTACGCGGGCGTGATGCGCTGCCGCAGGTCCAGGAGGAGCTGCGCGAGGTCACCGGCGTGACGGTGATCATTTACGACCAGCGCTGCGCGGCTGAGGCGCGGCGGCTGCGCAAGCGCGGTGAGCTGCCCGAACCGCCCCGGCGGGTCGTCATCAACGAGGCCGTCTGCGAGGGCTGCGGCGACTGCGGCACCAAGAGCAACTGCCTGTCGGTGCTGCCCGTCGAGACCGAGCTCGGGATCAAGCGGCGTATCGACGACCTGTCCTGCAACCGCGACTACACCTGCCTGGACGGCGACTGCCCGTCGTTCGTCACGGTGCGTCCGAAGCGCCGGTCGCGACTGCGGCCGGCGCGGGCCGCGCGGTCCGCGCGGCGCGCGCCGAAGGCGGACATCCCGGAGCAGGGGAGTGGTGCGGCGGCGGGGAGTGGTGTCGGTTCGGGGGCCGGTCCCGGTTCGGCGGGCGGCCGGCGCCGGCGTGGCCGGGACGCCCGGCCCGCGCTCCCGGCGGGCACCCTGCCGGTGCCGGACGCCCCGCGCGTCGACGGCCAGTACGGCATCTACCTCACCGGCATCGGCGGGACGGGCATCGTCACCGCGAGCCGGATCATCGCCGCGGCGGCCGAAAAGGCCGGCCTCGTCGTTGGTGGCGTCGACCAGACCGGGCTGTCGCAGAAGGCGGGTGCGGTCGTCTCGCACCTGAACCTCGCGACGTCCCGGGCCGAGATCGGGTCCGCCACTGTCGGGTCCGGCGGCGCGGACCTGTATCTCTCCGGAGACATCCTGCAGGCCGCGACCGCCTCCAACCTGGGCCGGACCAGGCCCGGGCACACCATCGCGGTGGTCGAGGCGGAGCTCACCCCGACCACCGCCATGCTCCAGGGCAACGCCGCCGCGCCCGATCCCGACGACCTGCGCCGAGCGGTCGAGGGCCGGCTCGGCACCGAGCGCACGGCGTTCGTGGATGGGCGGCGGATCGCCGAGCGGGTCTTCGCCGACCAGCTCCTCGGCAACGTCGTCCTGCTCGGGGCGGCGTTCCAGCTCGGCGGGCTGCCGCTGACCCTGGACGACCTCGAGGCCGCGCTGCGGCGCCAGGGCCGGGCCGCCGCCGCGAACCGCGAGGCGTTCGAGTGGGGCCGGTGGGCCGCGCACGATCCCGCCGCGGTCGAGGCCTGCCTGGCAGTGGGCCCCGCGGACCCGTCGGCGGGCGGTTCCGCGGCAGGCGGTTCCCCGGCGGGTGGTTCCCCGGCGGGTGGTTCCGCGGCGGCGGGAAGGGCTTCGGCGAGCGGCCCGGCGTTGCACGATCCATCGCCGGTGGCGCTCGACCGGGCCGCGCCTCTGGTCGACGGTTCGGCCCTGCCGAGCGCGTTGCGTGAGCTGCCTGATCTGCGCGAGCTGCTCGTCCGCCGGACCGCACAGGTGATCGACTACTCGGGTCCCGGGCTGGCACGCCGATTCGTGGGGCTGGTCGAGAAGGCGGCGGCCCGCGACGGAGCCGAGCACGGGTGGGAGCTCACCCGCGCCGTGGCCGAGGCCTGGTTCAAGCTGCTGACCTACAAGGACGAGTACGAGGTCGCTCGGCTGCACCTGAAGGTCGACTATGACCAGGTCGCGAGTGAGCTGGGCATCGACGGCCCGTACCAGGTGACCTACCATCTCCACCCGCCGGTGCTGCGCGCGCTGGGCGTGTCGAAGAAGCTCCCGATGGGCCGGCCCTACGCCGCCGCGTTCCACCTGCTGCGCGCGATGAAGCCGCTGCGCGGGACGCCCTTCGACCCGTTCGGCCTGCTCGCGGACCGGCGCACCGAGCGCGCCGTGATCGAGGAGTTCGAACGGCTCATGACCGAGCTGCTCGAACCGGGGCCCGCGGTGCCTTACGAGGCGCTGCTGCGGGCCGCCCGCTCCCCGCAGGCGGTGAAGGGCTACGGGGAGATCAAGGAAGCCGCCGTGGCGAGATGGCGAGACGAGGTCAGCCGGCTGCGGGGCGAGCTGGAGGCCGCCCGCGGCGCCGTCACGGCCACTGCCGGCGACGGCAACGGGTCCTCCGGCCAGATCGCGAAGAGCTGA